From a region of the Castanea sativa cultivar Marrone di Chiusa Pesio chromosome 10, ASM4071231v1 genome:
- the LOC142612266 gene encoding L-arabinokinase-like has translation MQVSSAVPEGKGVSSSASVEVASMAAIAAAHGNFIYQIFQTLRTVENHFVGAPCGVMDQMTSACGEANKLLAMVCQPAEIVGLVQIPSHIQFWGIDSGIRHRVGTYVGRKMIKSTASSILSWSLPNGDGLNLDDLDDVGVELLEDEASLDYLCNLSPHGYEALYAKVLPESMLGETFLKQYADHHDPVTVIDPKRTYGVRAPAKHPVYENFRVNRIEVAS, from the exons ATGCAGGTTTCTTCTGCTGTCCCAGAAGGCAAAGGTGTATCATCTTCTGCTTCTGTGGAGGTTGCTAGCATGGCTGCCATAGCTGCTGCTCATGGTAattttatatatcaaatatTCCAAACTTTGAGAACT gTTGAGAATCACTTTGTTGGAGCTCCATGTGGTGTGATGGACCAGATGACTTCAGCATGTGGTGAAGCCAACAAACTTCTTGCAATGGTGTGCCAG CCTGCTGAGATAGTTGGGCTTGTACAAATTCCCTCCCACATCCAATTTTGGGGAATTGATTCAGGAATAAGACACAG AGTTGGTACCTATGTGGGTCGAAAGATGATAAAGTCTACTGCATCTTCGATCTTGTCTTGGTCATTACCTAATGGTGATGGGCTAAACCTTGACGATTTGGATGATGTTGGTGTTGAACTATTGGAAGATGAAGCTTCATTAGATTACTTATGTAACCTTTCACCTCACGG ATATGAGGCTCTTTATGCAAAGGTGCTTCCAGAGTCCATGCTTGGTGAGACATTTTTGAAGCAATATGCTGATCACCACGATCCTGTCACAGTTATTGATCCCAAGCGTACTTATGGAGTTAGAGCACCTGCTAAACATCCTGTATATGAAAATTTCCGTGTCAAC agaATTGAAGTTGCATCATGA